One window of Papaver somniferum cultivar HN1 chromosome 9, ASM357369v1, whole genome shotgun sequence genomic DNA carries:
- the LOC113309225 gene encoding tubulin beta-7 chain, with translation MREILHIQGGQCGNQIGAKFWEVVCAEHGIDSIGKYEGDSELQLERINVYYNEASGGRYVPRAVLMDLEPGTMDSIRSGPFGQIFRPDNFVFGQSGAGNNWAKGHYTEGAELIDSVLDVVRKEAENCDCLQGFQVCHSLGGGTGSGMGTLLISKIREEYPDRMMLTFSVFPSPKVSDTVVEPYNATLSVHQLVENADECMVLDNEALYDICFRTLKLSTPSFGDLNHLISATMSGVTCCLRFPGQLNSDLRKLAVNLIPFPRLHFFMVGFAPLTSRGSQQYRNLTVPELTQQMWDSKNMMCAADPRHGRYLTASAMFRGKMSTKEVDEQMINVQNKNSSYFVEWIPNNVKSTVCDIPPTGLKMASTFIGNSTSIQEMFRRVSEQFTAMFRRKAFLHWYTGEGMDEMEFTEAESNMNDLVSEYQQYQDATADEEGEYEDEEAEYEE, from the exons ATGAGAGAAATCCTTCACATCCAAGGAGGCCAGTGTGGAAATCAAATCGGTGCAAAGTTCTGGGAAGTAGTATGTGCAGAACATGGGATTGATAGTATTGGAAAGTATGAAGGAGATTCAGAACTTCAATTAGAGAGAATCAATGTTTATTACAATGAAGCAAGTGGTGGAAGATATGTACCGAGAGCTGTACTCATGGATCTTGAGCCTGGTACTATGGATTCAATTAGATCTGGTCCTTTTGGTCAGATCTTCAGACCTGATAACTTCGTCTTCGGTCAATCTGGTGCTGGTAATAACTGGGCGAAAGGTCATTATACTGAAGGTGCTGAGTTGATTGATTCCGTTCTTGATGTTGTCAGAAAAGAAGCCGAGAACTGTGATTGCTTACAAG GGTTTCAAGTATGTCATTCTTTGGGAGGAGGAACAGGATCTGGGATGGGAACTCTATTGATTTCAAAGATTAGAGAAGAATACCCTGATAGAATGATGCTTACTTTCTCTGTTTTCCCATCACCTAAGGTTTCTGATACTGTGGTTGAGCCTTACAATGCTACTTTGTCTGTTCATCAACTTGTTGAGAACGCTGATGAGTGTATGGTTCTTGATAACGAAGCTTTATATGATATTTGCTTCAGGACTCTCAAGCTCAGCactcctagct TTGGAGATTTGAACCATTTGATATCTGCAACAATGTCTGGAGTTACTTGTTGTTTGAGATTTCCTGGACAATTGAACTCTGATCTGCGAAAGCTTGCTGTGAATTTGATTCCGTTCCCTCGTCTACACTTTTTCATGGTGGGATTTGCTCCACTTACATCTCGTGGGTCACAGCAATACAGAAACCTTACAGTTCCAGAGCTTACACAACAAATGTGGGATTCAAAGAACATGATGTGTGCTGCTGATCCTAGGCATGGACGATACTTGACTGCTTCAGCAATGTTCCGTGGGAAAATGAGTACTAAAGAAGTTGATGAACAGATGATTAATGTTCAGAACAAGAATTCGTCCTACTTCGTCGAATGGATTCCAAACAATGTTAAATCAACTGTTTGTGATATCCCACCCACTGGTCTTAAGATGGCTTCTACTTTCATTGGCAATTCAACTTCGATCCAAGAAATGTTCCGTCGTGTTAGTGAACAATTTACTGCTATGTTTAGGAGAAAGGCTTTCTTGCATTGGTACACTGGTGAAGGTATGGATGAGATGGAATTCACTGAAGCTGAGAGCAACATGAACGATTTGGTCTCCGAGTACCAGCAATACCAAGATGCAACTGCTGATGAAGAAGGTGAATATGAAGACGAGGAAGCAGAATATGAGGAATAA